CGGGGAGGGGTGGAGCCCCGCCGTGTGACGTCAAGGAAAGGGGCGGGGCGCAGGGGAACAGCGCGCGGGCGGGTTCATTCATAAGGAGCGGGCGCgctcggcggggcggccccgAGGGGAGCCCGGTAGCCCCGCAGCGGGGGGCAGGTAAGGGGCACCCTCGGCCGGGTTACCCCCCTCTGCCCTGGGGGGCTCATTCCCAGCTGGGGGGGGAGCTCGGGTCACTTCGCCTTAAAGGGTTATTCCCTCCTGGGGGGGATTGCtgtgcaagggggggggggggggtagtgCTTTTTGGGGTGCTCGACCCCCCTGTTTGCAATCAAAAAGGGGGGGGGTATTGTCATGACCTTAGCCCTAAGCAGGGTATGGGGGCAGCATCACCTTGGTGCTGCCTGAAGTGGGGTGCAGTGGTTGGAGACCCCGGTGCTGGCTGCGGCTGCTGCAGAGCGAATGTAGGTTAAAATAAagggtggggaagggaaaaagtAGGTTAAGAAAaactcagcagcagctgcctggaaaaAACCTAGGAACTgcgttggattttttttttttttttttttttgctggagctGGAAAATCACAGGGCTTCCCAGCCAAATACCTGCATCAGCTGGGATGCTGCGGTGAGGGgctgcaccccaaaatggggctgGAGTGTGCCGCTGCCTGGGCTTTGCGTGACAGCGATCCCTCTGTGATCATTTGACTTTAATATTGGGGGGTTATGATGGTTCGATTGTTCCCACAGCTCTGATGGGACCAGGGGGGATGCGATAACGCTGAGTTTTGCTCCAGCTGCCGGACAACCCCCTCCCTTGTCCCAATCCACCTCCGAGAGCTGTTCCCCAAAGTGTTTCTGAACGgttgctcctttttttcccccgtttATCTGCAGGAGCCGTCGGCCAAAACCCTGTTCCCCCATAGGGAGGGAATCCCGGCGGGCAGCCTCGGGTTACGGGCTGTGTTAAAAGGGGAGCTGGGAATAAAAGGcttgtgggatttgggggggatacCGAAACcaagtgggatttgggggggatacCGAAACCAAGTTGCTTTCCCTGGTGTGTTTGCATCGATGCACCAGCCAAGTGGGGTACGGGGCTGGTTGAGTTCGGGGTATCCCCAAAAAGCAGCTGGCTCTGGCACTGGTGGGGTTATTTTGGgggtttcttctggttttttggtgggggggTGATGTTGGTTTTAGTTTCACCGGGGAGCTTTAGGGCTTCTCTCCACCGTGCCAGGGCAGCCGGGCATCCCACCATCACCAGCTGCAGGTTTGTGCCTGGGATGTCCCCGAGCTGCCTCTGGTCCTTGCACCTCCTACGTCCCCATGGCAGAGCTCGGTCATCTAAGGGATGTCCTTAATCCTTGGATTAAGCTTGACCTTAGCTCTGCTTTACCTGGGGCCAGCTCTGTTCCTGGTGGGGTTTAAATTTTGTTTGGCTTGAACTGGTGAGCCGGGATGCTCCCGCAACCCGGGACGCGTGGGCTGTGCCGGCCTGTGGCATCGCTCGGCCACGGCTCGTGGTCCCCCAGCCACGCTGGGACCTACCCATCCCCTGCCAAAACCATcctggctccttccccagcagagcagcaccccaAACATCTCTGGGAGTCCCTAAGGTGCTGCTATTAAAAGCTTAAATATCACCGCCCCGAAGGATTAAAATGCTTCACGTTAGGCTTAAACTTGAGTTTTATTAATGCTGGCTTACAGGGCGGAGGACTCGCACCCACCCCTTGTGTTTCGGGGGGCACATCCCAAGTGTCGGGGGGATTTGGGAGGTGTCCCCGTGGGATGCCTTCGCCCTGGGACGATGCTTAGCGGGGAGGTGGCACGTGGGGGGGCTCAGGCTGGCCGGGGCGATGGCGGCAGCTggctcagcccccccaaaaatcATGGGGTCCCAGCTTGGCACGGACGGTGCTGGTGAAGATGGGGCTTGGTGGCTCTTAGTTTGGGGGTGCAGCTCCCCAGGAGGGGAGAAGGGCTGGTTGGCTTCACGCTGGCACCCTGATGGGGTGCTCCtctactgggagctactgggaggaaCTGGAGCACGGAGGATGCTCATTTTGGGCCATGCCATCATGTCCCAGCCCACGTCCTATAAGTacccggctctgccccgctcgCCCCTCGGCACCTCCCCTCCTGCATGTCATTAGCTGCATCTCAGACCGATGATGCTGGCCACTAATTAGGAGAAACTCGTCAGGCAAAGGCTGTAACGAAGCTCTGGCGTGGCTCTCACGGGACCATGACGACCAGGGGGAATTTCCATGTGGGCAGTGGAGGCTGGATCCGAGTTTgggttattatttattttttcctcccttcccctgtgCTGTcaacatttatttgaattttaacaATTAATTGCTGAGCCCGAAGAGGGGGGATGAGCCTGTGGGAAACACCTTTCagtctgcttgatttttttttttttttttttaatttaaatttttttttttttttaagtgactttgtTTCCTTGTGGCGGATATGGAGGGATTTCCTCCggaacaggaaaaaaactttatttaatgGTGTTTAGCATCCCCTGCTCTTTGCGCCGTCGGTCCTGACTGGCAGGGTTGGTCCCTCTCCGATTTGGGATGGAGTCAGGATCTGCAAGGGAAAGGGGTGATGCCGGGCATCCCATAAAACCTCTAACAAAACATTTGGGGGGCTGGCGGAGGACCGCTGCTGCAGGGATATTTAGGCAGATACCTTGGAGCATCCCAACGGGGGGGGAATAGGGCCCCCAAATTGCTTCTCCGCTGGGATTTTCCCTGGATGGTGACCCCAGTGCTCCCCCTCGGGCAGGTCTCGCCCCCGGTGACGAGGAGGAGCGGGATGCGCTGGTGGCTCTTCACCGTCTTGGGGGTGAGTACGGCTGcgtccatcccatcccatcccatcccatccctctgCATCCCTGCTTTCAGCTCCTCCGATGCTCAGACCCATCCCAGCATCACTCCCCCGTAGCCACAACAGGGCACCCCCAAAATGTTTCTTGCACAGAAGcttgcagcagctcagccccagggaGGTGCTTGATTTGGGtcgagggtggggtttttttcccaaaaaattcttcctcctccttttctctcctttatcaAAGCCTCTTCCAGGGCAGGGGCTGAGAGGGAACGCGGCTTCTCCCTCGCTGCTCCCCCACGGGGCCACCGTGTTGTCCCATGTCCAGGAGATGCTTTTGGGATGGGCCCAGGGGCTGCTCCCTTGGGGTGGCTTGGCCTGAGCGAGGGTTGCAATGGGTTTGCATCGGCCGCGGTGCATGGGATTGCACCCATCGCATCGCTTGTGATGGGTTGGCATCTGCCACAGCGCGTGCAATGAGTTTGCATCCGTCACGTCACTGGCGATGGGTTTGCATCTGCCGCAGTGCACATGATGTGTTTGCATCCGTCGCAGTGCATGCAATGAGTTTGCATCCATCATGTCGCTCGTGATGGGTTTGCATCCATTGTGGTGCATGCGATGGGTTTGCATCCGCCGCAGTGCACACGATGGGTTTGCATCCATCATGTCACTGGCAATGGGTTTGCATCCACCACCGTGCATGCGATGGGTTTGCGTCCATCATGTCGCTGATGATGGGTTTGCATCCACCACGGTGCACGCGATGGGTTTGCATCTGCCGCAGCGCACACGATGGGTTTGCATCCGTTGCGGTGCATGCAATGAGTTTGCATCCATCATGTCACTGGCAATGGGTTTGCATCCGTCGCAGTGCAGGCAATGGATTTGCATCCATCGCAGTGCATACGATGGGTTTGCATCTGTCACAGTGCATGCAATGAGTTTGCATCCATCATGGTGCATGAGATGGTTTGCATCCATCATGGTGCATGAGATGGTTTGCATCCATCATGTCACCGATGACAGGTTTGCATTGGCTGCAGTGCGTGCAATAGGATTGCACCCATCGCATCGCTTGTGACACGCTGGCATCCACCGCTGTGCATGCAGTGGGTTTGCATCCATCACGTGGCTGGCGATGGGTTTGCATTGGCTGCGGTGCATGCGATGGGTTTGCATCCGCCATGGCGCATGTAATGGGTTTGCATCCATGTTACTTGTGATGGGTTTGCATCCGCTGCGGTGCATGCGACGGCTTTGCGTCCATCGCATCACTTGTGACAGGATGGCATCCGCCACGGTGCATGCGACGGGTTTGCACCCATCGTGTTGCTTGTTTGCATCTGCCATGGTCCATGTGACAGTTTTGCATCCATCACGTCGCCTGTGATGGGTTCACCTCTGCCGCCTCGCCCGCACCAGAGCCGCATTGCAGCCGGCACCCACCTCGGAGCAGCGGGAGAGCCGGAGCAGCCGGCGCTGAGCACCGCTCTCTGCTTCTCCCACAGGTGCTGAGTGGACCCGGCGCGGGGGCCGGGAGCTGCGGTCTCCGGAAGCCCGGGACACCGGGATGCCCACCCGGAGAGGAGCCCGCCGGGGTAAGCCGTGCCCACCCGTGGCACATCCACCCCGGAGGGAGGGCGCAGGATGCGGCCATCGCTCACCTCCCTTTCCCTCCATGCAGGCGTGCGGCTCGGCGCAGGGTCCGGTGGGGATGTGCCGAGCTTGTCCCCCCGGCACCTTCTCACCGGGGGACATATCCTGCTCCGCTCACACCCGCTGCCGGGCCGGGAACAGGATCCTGGTGGCACCGGGGACGGCGGTGACCGACAGCCGCTGCGGAGCCTGCCTGCCGGGGTGAGCCCAGCCGGGGAGGGGTGCTGCAaacccccagcccccaccccgctCGTGGGCTGTGTCCTgaccctcccctcccaccccgcaGGTTTTACAGCCCTGAAGGGGAGAGGGAGCCCCGGGGCCGGTGCCTGCCCTGCGCCATTGCTCCCcacagcaccccggggtgcccaggTGGGTGCCCGGGCTGGAGGCGTCACCCCGGTTTTGTGGGTGCTGGAAGAGCCGGTGGCTGTTGTGCCGACGTCCGCCCCGGGGACGCCGCAGGATGTGTCCCCCTcgagacggggcgggggggtgatGTCCTGCCGGGATGTGGCAGCTGAGAACGTCTCCACTTGTGACACGAGTGGCTTCTGCTTCCCTGGGGGCCAACCCTGCAGCAGGGCTCCCAGGAAAACGGGGTTTCATCCCAACAAACCCCCTCTCTGGGGCTGATCCGGTGCCTCCCCCCAGGCTGGCGGCGAGCTCGGAGCCCCGAAACACCAGGCCGGCCGGCGGGGACCAACGGGACAGGGGTGACCCtgaggggtgaggaggaggaggaggaggcggcggcggcggcgcagggggCTGTGTTGACCATCGTCCCGGTCTTCTGCGCCATGGGGTTGTTGGGCATCTTGGTGTGCAACCTGCTGAAGAAGAAGGGTTACCACTGCACCGCCAGCAAGGACCCCCAGCCCGGCGGCACCGGTGAGCCCCATCCCATGTCCATCTCGCTCAGCCCATCCCCGTGGCTTCTGGTCCTCATTGTCCCCTGCTCGTCCCTGAGTGTGTGTTCCTCCCCCCGACTTCTGCCTCCAGGTCCCAGCTCCATCTACCAGCTGGAGGATGCCAACGAGGACACTATCGGGGTGCTGGTGCGGTTGATCACCGAGAAGAAAGGTCGGGGGGGGGGCcccttgggggggaggggaggtgacACGGGCCAGACCCCCGTGACAACCCGCCATGGTCTCCCCCCACCCATAGAAAACGCCGCggcgctggaggagctgctgaaggagcaTCACGGCCAACAGCTGATGCCACCAGGCTGCACCCCCCCGAATAAGTAAgaccgacccccccccccccacggctgCACCGAGGACCCCCCGGTGGTGGGACCAATCCCATGCTGATGgcatctccctccccttcccaggttgcacctcctgcctcagtttccctttccctgccggcaccagcagcacctccaCACGGTGCAGGGTCCGGCCCCCTGCGCCCGCTGCAGCCAGAAGAAGTGGCCCGAGGTGCTGCCATCGCCCAGTGCCACCAAGGTCCCCAAACCCGGGGGTCGTCCCAGTGAGGTCACCATCCTCTCCATCGGCCGGTAAGTGGGGACACCCCCCGcatgtgtgtccccccccccccagggcggGACAGGCTGATGTGATATGTCCCCCCCCAACAGGTTTCGGGTGTCCCGGATCCCCGAGATGAGGAGCGAGGTGGGGGGTGAACCCCCCCGCGGTCCCCTCCCCGCTGGTAGCGGGATGCAGCCCCCATGGTTGAAAAGCACCGCTGGCCCCCCCGAGGTGAGGGGGTGCagagggagggtgctggggagcccctgaAGGGGGGGGTCCTTCCTGGGGGGAAGAACGGGGCTTCAGGAGGCTAGAGGATAGAGCGTTAACTCTGAAGCCTAATGAGGGCACTTGGTGATTTGTGAGGATAGAGCAGCCCATCACCCCCGAGCCTCTTCCCGCAGCTGGAGGCTTAAAAAAATACGTTAAAAATTGAGCCTGCAGGGGTTTGGTGAGTCCCCCCCACATCTAAGGTGCTATAAGGGGTTGTGGAGTGGGTGCTGATGGGAGTGCaggggtgggtgctggtggccccTGGGGTGTTCTGCAGCAGCCAGCGCTTTCATATACCCCCTTCCCCTCCGTATCTGCACACTCACATACAGCTACACCTATATACACCCCTAGAGCACCCTAAAAGCACATATGCAAATGCCCATACATCCCTATGCAACACATTTGCATACACTTACACGTATAGTCATACACCCATATATGCACAAAAGGCTATGCATATGTGATTGCGCACGTATGTGCATGCATCTATACATACTCCCTATAGCCATGCATGAAgtgggggacacagaggggacaccAAGGCAGGATGGTGTCACACGCCGCAGGGTGCTGCGAGCTCGTGGCAGGGCCTGGCACGGGGtgacacggcgggggggggggggggctgctgtgTGACTCATGGGCAGCTGCACGGGTGCACGTGTCCTGGCACACGCACACACCCCGCCCCGCAATAGGCGCTGCTGCACGTGGCCACGCTGGCAGCCACCAGCGCCTGTGCATGGAAATGTATACGTGCGTGCATGCAAACATGCACAGACGTACATATATAGATGGGCACACATCgctgcacatacacacacgtgcacagatGAACATGTGCACATGCAAACCCACCGCTGcagacatatatatacatgtgtgcacatgcatgtacATGCACGCACATGCATGCAGTTACACATGCATGCAAACATGCACCTGGAGCTCCGTAAGTGTgtacaaacatgcacacacatatagaTGTGTATACATGCACTCGTTCACACCCTgctgcacatgcgcacacacatatgcatgGAGGAACGTGCATAAATGCACATGCAAACCTACCTCTGCACACATACGTGAACACATGCACCTATGTACACGCACACACGTGTGCAGTcatgcacacatgcaaacacacccACACTTCCACATGGAGCTCTGTAAGCGTgcatgcacacgtgcacacacagagatgtgCACACATGCACCCGTTCGCACACcgctgcacatgcacacacatatgcagaTGAACACATGCCTAAATGCACATGCAAACCCACCTCTGCATGCATATGTGCATACacatatgtgcatgcacacatgcgtATGCAGTCCTACACGCATGCAGACACACGTGGAGCTCTATAAGTGTGCATACACGTGCACAGATGTGCACTACCACCTGTTCACCCACCACTCCACATGCAAACATACGCATGGATGaatatgtgcatgtgcacatgcaaacccacctctgcacacacacacatgtgcacatgcacatatgcacacacacctTTAGTCACACGTGCATGCAGACACACACTTGCACATGGAGCTCTGTAAGTGTGCCCACACGTGCACGCACAGAGACGCGCGCACGACACCCCTTCACGTTGCTGCACAAACATGCACATGCAAACCCACCTCTGCACACATACATAAACGTGTGCACGTGCATATATGCACATGCAGACACATGCAAACACACCCACACTTGCACATGGAGCTCTGAAAGAGTGCATACACAGGTATGTGCACATATGCACCCATTCACACAGTGCcacatgtgcacatacacatatgcatGGATGAACGTGTGCAGAAATGCACATGGAAACCCACCTCTGCACACATGCATGTCTGCACATGCACCTATGTACTTGCACACACATGTATGCAGTCACACACGCATGCAAACAGAGACACACTTGCATATGGAGCTCTGCAagtgtgcacacacgtgcacacacagagatgtgCACACATGCACCCGTTCACACACtgctgcacatacacacacacgcacagacacatGCATAAATGCACAGGCAAACCCACCTCTGCATGCATACACGTCTGCACATGCACATATGTACATGGACGCACATATATGCAGTCACACGCATGCAAACACACCCACACTTGCACATGGAGCTCTACAAGTGTGCACAGACACAGACGTGCACGTGGCACCCGTTCACACACCCCTGCACGTGCAAACATACGAACAAACACGTGCATAAATGCACACGCAAGCCCACCtctgcacacatacatacacacatgcacatatgtacatgcacacacacatatgcagtCGCACACGCGTGCAAACACACCCACACTTGCATATGGAGCTCTGTAAgcgtgcacacacacgcgcacataGATGTGCACACATGCACCCGTTCGCACCCCgctgcacacacacacggacAAATGTGTGCATAAATGCCCATGCAAACCCACCTCTGCgcgcacacacgtgtgcacatgcacatacgtacacgcacacacacctGCGCAGTCACGCGTGCATGCAAACGCACCCCCCTGGAGCTCCGTCAGTGTGCACGCACATGCACGTGCACCCACACGTGCACCCCGCCATGGCCCcctttaccccccccccccccccccaacgccCAGAACTTGggtgcagcacccatgggtgcccaccgcCCCAGGCGCTGCACCCTGCCGAGGCTGATGCCAGCCCACGGCGACGCCAGGTCACCCCGCGCCTGGGTGCCTTCACCTCTGCCCAGCTGAGCCCGCCCAGCTCGTGACAGCGATGGTCAGTGCTcgctgcagccccccagcaccctcgggGCCACCCAGGACAGCGTGTCCCCTCCAGCTCCCGTCACCCCGGGCTGTCCCCAACCATTTGGGGACACCGTGACTCTGCTGAGTCCATGGCCAAATCCTGCAGGGTCTCAACGTCCTTATGGGGGGGCCTGGACCAGGGGACACCCGGGGGTGTGGGGACAACCTGGGTGGCTGCCCTTAGCAGGAGGAGTTGTCCCCTCCAACATGGGATGTCACTTGGTAGTGACAGTCACTGTGGACGTTGGCCCAGGGAGTGACACTGAGTGGCTCCTGCCACCCTGGGTGGTGCAGAGGGCCCAATCCAGCCCCACCCAGAGATGTTGTCCATCCCTTGTCCTCCACAGCTGGCACCTGGCCTGGGGGCTGCCTCGGAGGGACGGTGACACCCACAAAGACCCCATGGAAGGGACAGAGGACGTTGGGCACCATGTGAAAGCCGGTCTTGGAGCCATGAAGTGCTGGACGTGGCAGCTTGGCTTCTGCTCCTGCCACCAAGGTGTCCACCAGCAGCACGGCAAATCCAACGTCTTGCCCAGCTGGTGAGGATCCCCTGTCCCCGAGGTCCTGTGGTGGCCATGGCATGGTGGCCTGATGGAGAGCATCTCTGGGAGCTGTGACACCGGTGGCAGTGGCCTCGGCGTGGTGGCCTGATGGAGAGCATCTCCAGGAGCCACGACGCCAGTGGCGGTGGCCATGGCACGGTGGCCTGATGGAGAGCATCTCCAGGAGCTGCgatgctggtggtggtggctaCGGCATGGTGGCCTGATGGAGAGCATCTCCGTGAGCTGTGATGCTGGAGCACAGCTCCACTGGAGGCACCATGCAACGGAGGACGGCGTCTGGCCAGGATGCCATGTCATGGTCACCTTCTGGTCTGTTGAAAAGATGCCTCACCAGGAAAGTCATGAGCTCTTGATTTCCTTCCATCACCAGGTGCCAGCGCTCAACATCACAGGTTAATGACAGTCTCTGGATCATGGGACAACTCCCACCTTACCAACAACCCAACCGGGGCATGGGTTGCTCTGGCCAAAGCTGGTCTCCTGCATTTACATCTCCTCTATCCAAAGTCTCAATCAGCCCAGGAGAACGTGATGGTGATGCTCTGCTCACCATGAAGATCACACACTCCACCTTCCATAGGAGCTGTTTCTATAGGCTCACGTTGGCTTGGCCACGTTGGGGTCAGTGGGACAACCCACCCAAGGTTGGGCTGGAGACCATCAAGCTCCACCACCAACCTAGAAATGGGTTTACGGCCAGTCCCATTCACTTCACCACCACATCACCGCgccaaaaaaccaaccaccaaacccTCTCGggctcttttatttattttttttttggtttttttttggaaacattttaataGTTATCGAATGTTCTACATCTTACAGTAAATATCGTACAGTTACAAACTCTTGGCTGAAATCTGTCAGGGAGATCACAACCTGATCTTCAGAACCGAaaccagaacagaaaacaaaacggggggaaaaaaaaaaaaagaaacccccaaattTGCGCTTCAGATGGAGAAACCGAGGCTGCGGGGCTTCCCAGGGCATCAGTTCAAGGCCATGTTCCCTACACACCTTTGAGACTTGGAAGACATGGTTACTCTtgggtttaaatttttttttctggttttttggggggttttttttttggtatttatttttgcttaaggGGTccaataatatttcaaaaggagCTGGCCCGGCGGTCGAAATGAATTAACAAATGAATTACGTAGAAAGAGGGGTCGGAGCGCGGCACGGGTTTGCTCCATGAGAACAGGAGGGTTCGGGTGCGATCCTGCACCCCGTTATCtcggttttttttcccttcctcgcTGTCCTTCCCGATGGCTGCCCCAACCCTAGGCATCGCTCCCCATCCAGCGCCCTGCTCCTGAACCCCCTTTGCCCCGGGGCAAACCCAGCTCCATCCCTAGCAGGAAGACGCAGCCGTGCTGCAGGTGGCCACGTTGCATCAAGATTTTTCCTTACAAACAGCACGATTGAGCGTTTCGAACCGGGAATCGCTGCCGTTAAACCACGTATTTTGCTATTCCTGCTTTGCAAACGTCCCCGTAACAAGGTATTTTACCCTATTATCGGTGAATC
This genomic interval from Calonectris borealis chromosome 1, bCalBor7.hap1.2, whole genome shotgun sequence contains the following:
- the RELT gene encoding tumor necrosis factor receptor superfamily member 19L isoform X2, producing MVTPVLPLGQVSPPVTRRSGMRWWLFTVLGVLSGPGAGAGSCGLRKPGTPGCPPGEEPAGACGSAQGPVGMCRACPPGTFSPGDISCSAHTRCRAGNRILVAPGTAVTDSRCGACLPGFYSPEGEREPRGRCLPCAIAPHSTPGCPGWRRARSPETPGRPAGTNGTGVTLRGEEEEEEAAAAAQGAVLTIVPVFCAMGLLGILVCNLLKKKGYHCTASKDPQPGGTGPSSIYQLEDANEDTIGVLVRLITEKKENAAALEELLKEHHGQQLMPPGCTPPNKLHLLPQFPFPCRHQQHLHTVQGPAPCARCSQKKWPEVLPSPSATKVPKPGGRPSEVTILSIGRFRVSRIPEMRSEVGGEPPRGPLPAGSGMQPPWLKSTAGPPELAPGLGAASEGR
- the RELT gene encoding tumor necrosis factor receptor superfamily member 19L isoform X1, which produces MVTPVLPLGQVSPPVTRRSGMRWWLFTVLGVLSGPGAGAGSCGLRKPGTPGCPPGEEPAGACGSAQGPVGMCRACPPGTFSPGDISCSAHTRCRAGNRILVAPGTAVTDSRCGACLPGFYSPEGEREPRGRCLPCAIAPHSTPGCPGWRRARSPETPGRPAGTNGTGVTLRGEEEEEEAAAAAQGAVLTIVPVFCAMGLLGILVCNLLKKKGYHCTASKDPQPGGTGPSSIYQLEDANEDTIGVLVRLITEKKENAAALEELLKEHHGQQLMPPGCTPPNKLHLLPQFPFPCRHQQHLHTVQGPAPCARCSQKKWPEVLPSPSATKVPKPGGRPSEVTILSIGRWHLAWGLPRRDGDTHKDPMEGTEDVGHHVKAGLGAMKCWTWQLGFCSCHQGVHQQHGKSNVLPSW
- the RELT gene encoding tumor necrosis factor receptor superfamily member 19L isoform X4 codes for the protein MRWWLFTVLGVLSGPGAGAGSCGLRKPGTPGCPPGEEPAGACGSAQGPVGMCRACPPGTFSPGDISCSAHTRCRAGNRILVAPGTAVTDSRCGACLPGFYSPEGEREPRGRCLPCAIAPHSTPGCPGWRRARSPETPGRPAGTNGTGVTLRGEEEEEEAAAAAQGAVLTIVPVFCAMGLLGILVCNLLKKKGYHCTASKDPQPGGTGPSSIYQLEDANEDTIGVLVRLITEKKENAAALEELLKEHHGQQLMPPGCTPPNKLHLLPQFPFPCRHQQHLHTVQGPAPCARCSQKKWPEVLPSPSATKVPKPGGRPSEVTILSIGRFRVSRIPEMRSEVGGEPPRGPLPAGSGMQPPWLKSTAGPPELAPGLGAASEGR
- the RELT gene encoding tumor necrosis factor receptor superfamily member 19L isoform X3 — its product is MRWWLFTVLGVLSGPGAGAGSCGLRKPGTPGCPPGEEPAGACGSAQGPVGMCRACPPGTFSPGDISCSAHTRCRAGNRILVAPGTAVTDSRCGACLPGFYSPEGEREPRGRCLPCAIAPHSTPGCPGWRRARSPETPGRPAGTNGTGVTLRGEEEEEEAAAAAQGAVLTIVPVFCAMGLLGILVCNLLKKKGYHCTASKDPQPGGTGPSSIYQLEDANEDTIGVLVRLITEKKENAAALEELLKEHHGQQLMPPGCTPPNKLHLLPQFPFPCRHQQHLHTVQGPAPCARCSQKKWPEVLPSPSATKVPKPGGRPSEVTILSIGRWHLAWGLPRRDGDTHKDPMEGTEDVGHHVKAGLGAMKCWTWQLGFCSCHQGVHQQHGKSNVLPSW